A single Lancefieldella parvula DSM 20469 DNA region contains:
- the glmM gene encoding phosphoglucosamine mutase, protein MKYFGTDGFRGRANEGLNVDHAYKIGRFIGWYYGAKQSRKARIIIGKDTRRSSYMFESALVSGLVASGADAYMLHVIPTPGVSYEVVDGGFDCGVMITASHNPFTDNGIKLVNKEGYKMDEDVLEQVEAYIDGKLEVPMATGDGIGRTVDYMQGRNRYISSLIASCGFSLQGLKIGLDCANGAASSVARPVFDALGAETHVINNAPNGLNINVDCGSTHIDQLQRFVVQNSLDVGFAYDGDADRCLAVDERGHVVDGDLILYVCGTYLNKYGRLAKQTVVTTVMSNFGLFKAFDDAGLSYEKTNVGDKYVYACMNENDYSLGGEQSGHIIFGDLAKTGDGILTSLRIMEVLRAEREKLSELTRPVKLYPQQLVNVRVTDKEAAMQSPKVNDAVAAAEKFLEGNGRVLVRASGTEPLVRVLAEAPTDELCQQANQIVLDALEAYRLSA, encoded by the coding sequence ATGAAGTACTTTGGAACAGACGGCTTTAGAGGCCGCGCAAACGAGGGTTTGAACGTCGATCACGCGTATAAAATTGGCCGCTTCATAGGCTGGTATTACGGAGCTAAGCAGTCTCGCAAGGCTCGCATTATCATTGGTAAGGATACTCGTAGGTCAAGCTATATGTTCGAGTCCGCGCTTGTTTCGGGTCTAGTTGCTTCCGGCGCTGATGCGTACATGTTGCATGTTATTCCTACTCCTGGCGTGAGCTACGAGGTAGTAGATGGTGGCTTTGACTGCGGCGTTATGATTACTGCTTCCCATAACCCCTTTACTGACAATGGCATCAAGCTAGTCAACAAAGAGGGTTACAAGATGGACGAGGATGTCCTTGAGCAGGTAGAAGCTTATATTGACGGCAAGCTTGAAGTTCCTATGGCAACCGGTGATGGTATTGGTCGCACCGTTGACTACATGCAGGGTCGTAATCGCTACATCTCCAGTCTTATTGCTAGCTGTGGTTTTAGCTTGCAGGGTCTAAAGATTGGCCTGGACTGCGCAAACGGCGCAGCTTCTAGTGTTGCTCGTCCTGTTTTTGATGCGCTGGGTGCCGAGACTCACGTTATCAACAATGCTCCAAATGGTCTTAACATTAACGTTGATTGTGGTTCCACTCACATTGACCAGCTGCAGCGCTTTGTGGTTCAAAATAGTCTTGACGTGGGCTTTGCGTATGATGGCGATGCTGACCGCTGTCTGGCAGTTGACGAGCGCGGCCACGTAGTTGATGGAGACCTAATTCTTTACGTTTGCGGCACCTACCTCAACAAGTATGGTCGCTTGGCTAAGCAGACCGTGGTTACCACCGTCATGAGTAACTTTGGCCTGTTCAAGGCATTTGACGACGCTGGCCTCTCTTACGAGAAGACCAACGTAGGCGATAAGTACGTTTACGCTTGCATGAACGAAAACGATTACAGTCTGGGCGGCGAGCAAAGCGGTCACATCATCTTTGGTGATCTTGCAAAGACCGGTGACGGCATCCTGACCAGTCTCCGTATTATGGAGGTCTTAAGAGCAGAGCGCGAGAAACTCTCTGAGCTGACTCGTCCCGTTAAGCTATACCCACAGCAGTTGGTTAATGTTCGCGTCACTGATAAAGAGGCTGCTATGCAGTCTCCTAAGGTCAACGATGCAGTTGCAGCTGCCGAGAAGTTCCTTGAGGGCAATGGCCGTGTGTTGGTCCGCGCTTCTGGAACTGAGCCTCTGGTACGTGTTCTTGCAGAAGCACCTACTGATGAGCTTTGCCAGCAAGCAAACCAGATTGTGCTTGATGCACTTGAAGCGTATAGGCTTAGCGCTTAA
- the rpsI gene encoding 30S ribosomal protein S9, giving the protein MADNTAVYTGTGRRKEAVARVRLIPGTGKVTVNGREATQYFGRQQLVDNATAPLRITDTLGRFDVLANCDGGGINGQSGALRLGIARALLEAGEYREDLKKAGFLTRDSRAVERKKYGLKKARKRPQFSKR; this is encoded by the coding sequence ATGGCAGATAACACCGCTGTTTATACCGGCACCGGTCGTCGTAAAGAGGCCGTCGCTCGTGTTCGTCTTATTCCTGGAACTGGTAAAGTTACTGTCAACGGTCGCGAGGCAACTCAGTATTTTGGTCGCCAACAGCTCGTAGACAATGCAACTGCACCACTTCGTATTACTGATACTCTTGGTCGTTTTGATGTTCTCGCCAATTGTGATGGTGGCGGCATCAACGGTCAGTCTGGTGCTCTTCGTCTTGGCATTGCTCGTGCTCTGCTTGAGGCCGGCGAGTATCGTGAAGACCTTAAGAAGGCTGGCTTCCTCACCCGCGATTCTCGTGCGGTTGAGCGTAAGAAGTACGGTCTTAAGAAGGCTCGTAAGCGTCCTCAGTTCTCCAAGCGCTAA
- the rplM gene encoding 50S ribosomal protein L13, with product MKKSTQFAKAGEVERKWVLIDAEGATLGRLATKAAMILRGKNKPQYTPNADTGDFVVIINADKVVLTGVKADHKEYWRHSGYLGGLKFESFKEAMEKHPERVIEHAVKGMLPKTTLGRKQGMKLKVYAGAEHPHAAQNPVKIELEG from the coding sequence GTGAAGAAGTCGACTCAGTTTGCCAAGGCTGGCGAAGTCGAGCGCAAGTGGGTGCTCATCGACGCTGAGGGCGCAACGCTCGGTCGTCTGGCTACAAAGGCTGCCATGATTCTTCGTGGTAAGAATAAGCCACAGTACACGCCAAACGCTGATACTGGTGACTTTGTAGTCATCATTAATGCAGATAAAGTGGTTCTTACTGGCGTAAAGGCAGACCATAAAGAGTACTGGCGTCATTCCGGTTACCTTGGTGGTTTGAAGTTTGAATCCTTCAAGGAGGCTATGGAGAAGCACCCAGAGCGTGTTATTGAGCACGCTGTTAAGGGCATGCTTCCAAAGACCACCCTTGGTCGTAAGCAGGGTATGAAGCTTAAGGTTTATGCTGGTGCTGAACACCCACATGCTGCACAGAATCCCGTTAAGATTGAGCTGGAGGGCTAA
- a CDS encoding alpha/beta hydrolase translates to MTDLNAVMKLQNPSKPTNTYHAKHMRINLAFLISTIFLLAIPFYGCTPANQNSSQNNEPTQQSNTQNDKNDAVPKGTVKATSFYSPTLGLDWNYDVYLPADYDSNPNKTYPVIYMLHGLYGNHRNLLERFDSSAMLDNAIQSTGQSAIVVFVDGFNSFYIDSADRGLKMESAIMNDLIPYIESTYRVSKDQKDHAIGGISMGGYGAARFVLHHSDYFSKGILISPSVWTKLADDNAIYQSQHAFSDGVKNWSWELYNQLFPSQYINDVDPTKVSFFVASTSDDGVVPIADVNSFVEQLKNAGISVEYQQDTGDNHNWNYWSRVAPTAYTWALNQFKSTNNK, encoded by the coding sequence ATGACAGATTTAAATGCTGTAATGAAATTACAAAATCCTTCTAAACCAACAAACACATACCATGCAAAACATATGCGGATTAATTTAGCTTTTTTGATTTCAACGATATTCTTACTAGCCATTCCTTTTTATGGCTGCACTCCAGCAAATCAAAATAGTTCACAAAACAATGAACCAACACAGCAATCTAACACACAAAATGATAAAAACGATGCAGTTCCAAAGGGCACTGTTAAAGCCACATCGTTTTACTCGCCAACACTTGGCTTAGATTGGAATTATGATGTCTACCTCCCCGCAGATTATGACTCTAATCCAAATAAAACCTATCCAGTAATTTATATGCTGCACGGATTATACGGTAATCACCGAAATTTACTTGAACGCTTTGATTCCTCAGCAATGCTTGACAATGCTATCCAATCTACTGGTCAGAGTGCCATTGTTGTTTTTGTCGATGGCTTTAATAGCTTCTATATTGATTCTGCTGACCGTGGACTCAAAATGGAATCCGCCATCATGAACGATTTAATACCTTACATTGAAAGCACTTATCGTGTTTCTAAAGACCAAAAAGATCACGCTATTGGTGGTATTTCTATGGGCGGTTACGGTGCTGCTCGTTTTGTATTGCACCATTCCGACTACTTTAGTAAAGGTATTTTGATTTCTCCTTCCGTTTGGACAAAACTGGCAGACGATAACGCTATTTACCAGTCTCAACATGCTTTTAGTGATGGAGTTAAAAATTGGTCATGGGAGCTCTACAATCAGCTTTTCCCTAGTCAATATATTAACGATGTTGATCCAACTAAGGTTTCGTTCTTTGTAGCTTCTACATCTGACGATGGTGTAGTCCCCATAGCAGATGTCAATTCCTTTGTTGAACAACTTAAAAACGCTGGCATCAGTGTTGAATATCAACAAGACACAGGAGACAATCACAACTGGAATTACTGGTCTAGAGTTGCTCCAACAGCATATACCTGGGCACTTAATCAATTTAAGTCTACAAATAATAAATAA
- the pfkB gene encoding 1-phosphofructokinase: MPSIYTVTLNPALDKTVHVQNFTFDQVNRINWLRRDAGGKGINVSKVIAKLGGESTAIAVLAGQTGQWIANALDENNIKVHAITVPGETRTNLKVVDAEGGTNTDINEPGPEVTDSILDQALVDVVSKTSAGDIVVLSGSLPRGASTNTYGRWTRALRDAGLKVYLDADGAALSAGLEQKPYFTKPNDHELSAMLGRELTDVNAIATAASEIVAGGIDTVCVSMGGNGAVYATTNEVWYAGPVKVKVGSTVGAGDSVVAAFAFADAQGLSTEDALRLAMATGAANVMESGTQAAERSVVDSLIKKVQFTRLR, from the coding sequence ATGCCCAGCATCTATACTGTTACGCTCAACCCTGCTCTAGACAAGACTGTTCATGTTCAAAACTTTACATTTGACCAGGTAAACCGTATCAACTGGCTCAGACGAGACGCTGGTGGTAAGGGTATTAACGTCTCCAAAGTCATTGCAAAACTTGGTGGAGAGTCAACTGCCATTGCTGTTCTCGCTGGCCAAACCGGACAATGGATTGCAAACGCTCTTGACGAGAATAACATCAAGGTCCATGCAATTACTGTTCCTGGAGAAACGCGCACCAATCTTAAGGTTGTTGATGCCGAGGGCGGCACCAATACCGACATCAACGAACCTGGCCCCGAGGTCACCGACAGCATACTTGACCAGGCACTTGTTGATGTTGTCTCCAAGACTTCCGCTGGCGATATCGTAGTTCTTTCTGGCAGCCTCCCCCGCGGAGCTTCCACTAACACATACGGTCGTTGGACGCGTGCTCTACGTGACGCCGGGCTGAAGGTTTATCTGGACGCCGATGGTGCAGCGCTTTCAGCAGGTCTTGAGCAGAAACCATACTTCACCAAGCCAAATGATCATGAGCTCTCCGCCATGCTGGGCCGTGAGCTTACCGACGTGAACGCGATTGCCACAGCCGCATCCGAGATTGTCGCTGGCGGCATCGACACTGTCTGCGTTTCTATGGGAGGCAACGGTGCCGTCTATGCTACGACCAACGAAGTTTGGTATGCAGGTCCAGTAAAAGTCAAGGTAGGAAGCACTGTCGGTGCCGGTGACTCCGTTGTGGCAGCGTTCGCCTTTGCAGATGCACAGGGTCTCTCGACAGAAGACGCACTGCGACTGGCCATGGCCACGGGTGCTGCAAACGTCATGGAGAGCGGAACTCAAGCGGCAGAGCGCTCGGTTGTGGATTCGCTTATCAAGAAAGTCCAGTTCACGCGCCTGCGCTAG
- a CDS encoding patatin-like phospholipase family protein — translation MVSQHDTKLLHKDVANNEALDGTSLSKNQNTSSTALILEGGSYRGIFTAGVLDVLREKGVTNFESVWGTSAGAINSVSFKSKQIGRAMRIMLAFRDDPRFMSFRSLVTTGNIAGGEFMYEEIQNHLDPCDNEAFNSNPMQMYAVASDVTFGTPAYLHVKSLPDDIKMVQASASMPTVSRMVELDGHRYLDGGTTDSIPFAAALGLPDGQAEYPVVIPDHKPAKKALVIVTQDHDYVKTDMNEQIAIRSQFYTAYPYYEAALASRSERYMDQRKQLFELQNEGRVLVLEPPEPVEVKVNEKSGEALLSLYLTGRKVALDRLEEIKSFIE, via the coding sequence ATGGTAAGTCAGCATGATACAAAGTTATTGCATAAAGACGTCGCAAACAATGAAGCTTTGGACGGTACGTCTTTGAGCAAAAATCAAAATACTTCATCTACCGCGCTTATTTTGGAAGGCGGTAGCTACCGAGGTATTTTTACTGCTGGCGTTTTGGATGTACTTCGCGAGAAGGGCGTTACAAACTTTGAAAGTGTATGGGGAACTTCTGCTGGTGCTATTAATTCTGTGAGTTTCAAATCAAAGCAAATTGGCCGTGCTATGCGCATCATGCTGGCATTTAGAGATGATCCTCGATTTATGTCGTTTCGTTCGCTAGTTACAACGGGAAACATCGCTGGCGGCGAGTTTATGTACGAAGAAATCCAGAATCATCTTGATCCCTGTGATAACGAAGCGTTCAATTCAAATCCTATGCAAATGTATGCTGTTGCGTCAGACGTTACGTTTGGAACTCCAGCATATCTGCATGTAAAAAGTCTGCCAGATGATATTAAGATGGTTCAAGCTTCAGCTTCGATGCCAACGGTTTCTCGTATGGTAGAACTCGACGGTCATCGTTATCTTGATGGTGGGACAACTGATTCAATTCCCTTTGCAGCGGCGCTTGGTTTACCAGATGGCCAAGCTGAGTATCCTGTTGTTATACCTGACCATAAACCTGCAAAGAAAGCGCTGGTCATTGTTACGCAGGATCACGATTACGTAAAAACTGATATGAATGAGCAGATTGCTATTCGTTCGCAGTTTTATACGGCATATCCATATTATGAAGCTGCATTGGCTTCTCGCTCTGAGCGTTATATGGATCAGAGAAAACAGCTCTTTGAATTGCAGAATGAGGGCAGAGTATTGGTGCTTGAGCCGCCTGAGCCAGTTGAGGTTAAAGTTAACGAGAAGTCCGGTGAAGCCCTGCTGTCTTTGTACTTGACGGGTCGCAAAGTTGCCCTTGATCGCCTTGAAGAGATTAAAAGTTTTATTGAGTAG
- a CDS encoding helix-turn-helix domain-containing protein has product MLLSEKIMSLRKRNGWSQEELARQLNVSRQSVSKWESMASMPDIQKIMTMSELFGVSTDYLLKDEMEDLPATAASLDSAETSSESATPESSSQTNEKDNYSSTKIKVSLDLATEYLDTIEKTSRTTAFAVMLFILGPAILGSLATYGKTQTDFNLAIINSGALNTSNLLNIIGVSIMMLCIAAGVGLLILQNVKLSPFKELKENTLDLQYGVEAAVKRRAESTKSLRSFQQAAGVCLTILSSIPFVIASYFETGLYFSIGFFIAMFMVAFGVFLLVNSGIVKSSYNVLLQEDDYSNSEKISKNKQKSIYAQYKQYTQAYYVVITLMYLGYSFITYDWGRSWIIWPLSALLYHAVISVLGAFKKK; this is encoded by the coding sequence ATGTTACTGAGCGAGAAAATCATGAGCCTCAGAAAGCGGAATGGTTGGTCACAAGAAGAACTTGCACGACAGCTTAATGTTTCAAGACAGTCCGTTTCCAAATGGGAGTCTATGGCTTCCATGCCAGATATTCAAAAGATAATGACTATGAGTGAGCTCTTTGGTGTCTCAACCGACTATCTGCTTAAAGATGAAATGGAAGATCTCCCTGCAACTGCAGCATCTTTAGACTCTGCAGAAACCTCAAGTGAGAGTGCTACTCCCGAATCTTCTTCACAAACTAATGAGAAAGACAACTACTCCTCCACAAAGATTAAAGTTTCTCTGGATCTAGCAACGGAATATTTGGATACTATTGAAAAGACATCTCGTACAACAGCCTTTGCCGTTATGCTCTTTATCTTAGGTCCTGCGATTCTTGGGTCGCTTGCCACCTACGGAAAAACTCAAACAGATTTTAATCTCGCGATTATCAATTCAGGTGCACTCAATACATCCAACCTTCTTAACATCATAGGTGTTTCTATTATGATGCTCTGCATTGCAGCTGGTGTAGGCCTTCTGATTTTACAGAACGTAAAACTTTCACCATTCAAAGAACTTAAAGAAAATACCCTTGATCTGCAATATGGTGTTGAGGCAGCTGTTAAGCGACGCGCTGAATCTACAAAGTCCCTGCGCTCTTTTCAGCAAGCTGCTGGAGTTTGTCTTACTATTCTGAGCTCTATCCCTTTTGTTATCGCATCGTATTTTGAAACTGGTCTTTACTTCTCAATAGGATTTTTTATCGCCATGTTCATGGTTGCTTTTGGGGTCTTTTTGCTCGTTAATTCTGGTATTGTCAAAAGTAGCTACAATGTTCTTCTCCAAGAAGATGACTATTCAAATAGCGAGAAAATCTCCAAAAATAAACAAAAGTCTATCTACGCCCAGTATAAGCAATATACGCAAGCTTACTATGTAGTTATCACACTCATGTATCTTGGCTATAGCTTTATTACCTATGACTGGGGTAGGAGCTGGATCATTTGGCCTCTCTCTGCACTTCTCTACCACGCTGTCATTAGTGTTTTAGGTGCATTTAAAAAGAAATAA
- a CDS encoding DUF871 domain-containing protein, whose product MKRLGISIYPEKSTKEDILAYLDRAASAGFSRIFSCLLSVQDTKEAIVQKFSDINAHAHRLGFEIIVDVNPRVFKELGISYDNLSFFKEIGADGFRLDLGFTGKEESFMTFNPEGLFVELNMSNDVDYLDTIMKYQPNKNKLIGCHNFYPHGYSGLGLEFFNRCTERFTKYGINTAAFVTSQAQNSFGPWPVTEGLPTLEMHRHMPMHLQVEHYISMGTIDDVIISNCFATESEFEKIKSLPHDLVSFGVKLVDTIPSVEKSIVLEELHCNRGDVSDNLIRSSQSRVKYKEHTFDVFNAPSTIRRGDVIIESSLYGHYAGEMQIARTDMINTGKTNVVGHIPDEEHFLIDTLQPWQKFRLHEVL is encoded by the coding sequence TTTATCCTGAAAAGAGTACAAAAGAGGATATTCTTGCATATTTAGATCGAGCAGCTAGTGCTGGATTTTCTCGCATTTTTAGTTGTCTTCTTTCGGTTCAGGACACTAAAGAAGCTATTGTGCAGAAGTTTTCTGATATCAATGCACATGCGCATCGTCTTGGCTTTGAGATTATCGTTGATGTCAATCCAAGAGTTTTTAAAGAGCTTGGAATTTCATATGACAATCTTTCTTTCTTTAAAGAGATTGGTGCAGACGGCTTTAGGCTTGATTTAGGGTTTACTGGTAAAGAAGAGTCTTTTATGACGTTTAATCCAGAAGGATTATTTGTTGAGCTTAACATGAGCAATGACGTGGACTATCTTGACACCATAATGAAATACCAACCAAATAAAAATAAGCTTATTGGTTGTCATAACTTTTATCCTCATGGCTATTCTGGATTGGGCCTTGAATTTTTTAACCGTTGCACTGAGCGTTTCACAAAGTATGGGATTAATACTGCAGCATTTGTGACCAGTCAGGCTCAAAATTCGTTTGGCCCATGGCCGGTGACCGAAGGTCTTCCTACACTAGAGATGCATCGACACATGCCTATGCACCTGCAGGTGGAACACTATATTTCAATGGGAACTATTGACGACGTCATTATTTCTAACTGTTTTGCTACAGAATCTGAGTTTGAAAAAATAAAGTCCTTACCGCATGACCTGGTGAGCTTTGGTGTGAAGCTTGTGGATACCATTCCATCTGTCGAGAAGAGCATTGTACTTGAGGAACTTCACTGTAATAGGGGAGATGTTTCTGACAACCTAATTCGTTCATCTCAGAGTCGTGTGAAGTATAAGGAACATACCTTTGACGTATTTAATGCACCTTCTACTATTCGTCGAGGGGACGTTATTATTGAAAGCAGCCTCTATGGCCATTACGCAGGAGAGATGCAAATTGCTCGAACGGATATGATTAATACTGGTAAAACAAATGTTGTTGGTCATATTCCAGACGAAGAGCACTTTTTGATTGATACCTTACAACCATGGCAGAAATTCCGTCTCCACGAAGTGTTGTGA